The genomic DNA AattcttattttctgtttttactttGATATATTTGCAGGACAAGGAGGTGAATTAATTCATGGAAATGTATGCCTGGAAACCAAACTAAATAAAGCAATTAAATGTAATAAGCTTAAAAGCTACACAGAACAAACTACTCCAGTTGCAGCCATCATGTGAGTATGAGTGGGAACCATTCCTTGTATCAGTTATTTAGTTAATCCTGTAGTTACAAAAATGTTGGGCTTCCCCCCTGAGGGGGGCTTGGAGCAGTAGCAGGGGAGGTCTCAGCTCAAGGCCAGTTTTTGATGCTAATTGAAGAGAATGCCTCTTTActttcctagatacacctgaaaacccagcctgaaggtcactTAGGGCAAGGTTTGAGGTGTTGCTTAATAGTCTCCCTCCCCCAATATGGCCTagcctaaaaaattttttggggtgaatTATTATTTGGTCTACTGGATAGAATGAGCTGATTAAATGTGACCTTAAAGTCCAGgaatccaaaaaccttagatttaTTTTATctagatctaaaggtggccatacatgggactGCATAACCTCTAATGCTGATTGATCCATGAGCAAACAGACTAACAGTGTATTAGGGCCACCACAGCATGGCCTCCTTTCTCTTGTTCCAATTATTCGTGCAGAGTGCATGAAAGAcaggaacagcaggaagtgaacaGGATCTCTGGTTCTTCACTTTCCATGATGGTATATTTACTAATACTTATCTATTTTCTTTAACAGGTTTACtaccaaaaaaaatataacattatgtGCCAATCCCGTACAGCCTTGGGTGAAACAGGCTGTACGGTGTTTGAAAACTAAAAAGCCAAAAGGAGCAAACCCAAAGAAAACAGACAACAGCAAAAAGAAGAATATAAAACCAAAGAAGAGCACTCCTTAAGAAAGACAATCcttaaattgtttcagaattgtTTTACACCATCATTAAGCTGATaactaatctctctctctctctaattaaTTACTGTAAGTCCAGTATTACAATGAATATTATGTAGTATTGTGAATTCTGCATTCTGTTAAAAACACAGGACTGGATTGCTAAATTGTGAGAAAGACTCTCTAAGGCCTTTTCCAAATGATATCTGATTTGTGGCCAATGAGTCCCCTTTGTGCAGATAATTGTTTCTGTTAAAACAGTTCCAGCATCATATGACATAACACttatgtatttaatataaaagaCATTATTACAGCGCTGTAAAACAATTACTCTTTTGATCTCATTTTGGGGGCCATTTGGTGGAATTGGtctttcaatatatttttgtaactatAAATCTCTCTACGAATACCGTTAGGTATTGATTCATGTCATGTCAGTTAGGACATGTTTAGGACACATGTCAATAAACAGATCTGCTACGGAGCATGAAAAAAGGCCAAGAATGGGCATAGTGATGTTATGATGATTTATGCTATTTATATAGGACACTGGTATTCTTGTTATCCTACAAACAGTGCTCCAACAGATAGCTCTTCCTTTGCAAAAGATACTAGACTAGAGTCTATTTAGAAATATGAAAGGTGTGCAGAAAATGAAGCAATGCTTTTGTTTGGTTGACTAAAAAGCAAAATACAACCACAATAACATACATAGTTAACTGCCTTTTCATTTGAAGACATGTAACCTTAacagataaatatacagtatgtacactcTGGAATTTCCTTACGTAAGCAGTAATGGCTTATGGCGACCAAGTTAAAAATGAAATACCTTGTATAgactgttataaatgtattattattttaatataaggtCAAGAAAAACTTTTATAATAAATCATTAGTATCAAGGGTGCCTGAAGTGTTCATCTTAATGCAGAGGATTTCCATGTGCTTTTATTTATGTGatctctgtagaaataagtcaaatcaactggacttgctgtgtttttcttggagTGTCTTcggaattgagaaagccagttggatgactggtgaaacgtcttcaagaaaaccacagcaagtccaattgatttgactaatttctacagatataccatgacctggatgaatctTTACAAACGTATTTATGTGATACTCATAAAACGTCAGTGTCTAtactacaatatactgtacattccttCTCCCATCTTAATTGTGCCCCAGACATTGTCTGCTCTATTGTCATATCTGCTTTTCTGTCTCCTTATACTGAATATCCCCTGCTCATTTTTCTTCTGGTGTTTTCACTATCCCTCTGGGATTTCAGTCCAGTATTTTACCCAGCCATTACTCGAGAGATTTGTATTTGCACCATTCTGCCTTTGGGATGAAGAATTGAATCAGGCTGATGATGACTAATTTGTGACACCTGTTGTTCACCATAGGCAAAGTTTGGCTGTTGCAATACCATGTGTTTAGGGTACTTCACAGTGCTGTTTGTTATGCACATATAGGATCTAAGTATCATTACCCAAAAACACTCAGAATTACAACAATGCCATGGTTGATttgcttttgctctgtaataataaaacgttaCGTAACTTTGTACTTGGTGGTAACTTATCTGGAATACATGAAAGACCTCATGCACACAAACACACGTAGGGTATTGATGAACTACTATGATCTTGAAGtacaaaataaatgggcaccagtggttcttaacaatagaactgatttattaaacaaAGTCCATATCTTAATAATCTAATTATGTAAATAATGCAGGAACACATACCATTTATGGAAAGACATATACTCATAACCAATGGTCGGTATATATTCCCACAGGTTaagcaaagaaaacaaaatgtacaggGGGCATTCTCAGCTTTCAGGTGTTATTCTAAGTGGAACCCAAAGGGCATCTCTCTAATCCCTATTTCTACACACTTATTAGTCCCTACATCTGGGTAATGACACATTTTGGAATTGAATCCCACTCATACTCTTTGGTGGAGCCTGAGCTGCTTGGCTAAATGTTCCCAATctgtctttcactcctagagtgatctttTAAAGTGCGTAGCCTTCCACTCTCTAGACTTGACCTGTCTAGGCTCCACACTTGACTCCCTTCACCTGGGGAAGTTCTTGGCAAAAGGCCCTTAGTACCCCATGGCTTCCTTGTGGCTATTCAAGGtttcatgaaataataataaatgaataaatttgCATACCACGTCTACAGTTTTCTACATGGTCTGTGCAATCTCTGTCATAGAATTATGTTTAGAGCCAGTGCTCGGAATCAGTCCTGTGCCAGCAAACAATCTTTCTATGATCAGGATCTCGAGCTCTCTTGTTTAACAATTGCGGAGGGACTTCAGACAAATAAATGGACTCCTCGCTCTTGTCCAACGCATTTCACAGACATCGATCTGCTTTCTTAAGAACTGCATGTCTTCTACATCACTTCCTTCCCCCTTATACTGGTCCTCATTAACCCTTACCATTGTTAACCCTtccctaaaatatttttatacattttattaaatatcataaccccatcataaattaatttaaaaccgGTTcgtttttaaattcatttatgaTGGGGttatgatatttaataaaattattgtattgttgaattttgaattcgaatttttttgaatttgaaatttgacccttaagaAATATGCACCCAAGTGTTAGTCAAAATCATGCAAAATAGGTCAGGACACTTTGCCTGATCTGGTCAGTAAGTCACAAGACATGTAATTTGCAATATGAAAGACAGTACCATTCTGACTTACTCTTCCTGTAGGCCTTTAGTGTTGAGCAAACTCAAGTGAAAATCTTCAGGAAGATCGGAGAAGATCGTCAGGCATCACCATTCCACTGCTTTGTACCACACAATCACTAAACAAAACTTGGTGgggcacatatttaaaaaaaatgctgaaaagatGAAAAAGATCCCAAAACTGGTTCACAAGACTCACCAGGTATTCCAGCTAGGGGAGTGGATCCAACCGAATTGatgttgagcaggcactcaaaaagcaGTATCCCAAACAGTATTGATGAGGGAATTTTTTTGCCGAATTTCGCAGCAACTCTATTGGgtggaaaaaaattgttgagcatcaaaaatttgtcacgcaatttgtcaaaaataattttgttg from Xenopus laevis strain J_2021 chromosome 5S, Xenopus_laevis_v10.1, whole genome shotgun sequence includes the following:
- the LOC108717597 gene encoding cytokine SCM-1 beta gives rise to the protein MKLLLMALLIGLGMVLLATTSQGQGGELIHGNVCLETKLNKAIKCNKLKSYTEQTTPVAAIMFTTKKNITLCANPVQPWVKQAVRCLKTKKPKGANPKKTDNSKKKNIKPKKSTP